A single window of Cydia splendana chromosome 13, ilCydSple1.2, whole genome shotgun sequence DNA harbors:
- the LOC134796237 gene encoding essential MCU regulator, mitochondrial, which yields MYISRLSRLLTQTKSLSKPEQIVQKRTATTTPTGAILPEPEKTPFGLLGIVCAVVPGLLIGAAISKNIANFLEENELFVPSDDDDDDD from the coding sequence ATGTATATCTCACGACTGTCCAGACTTCTCACACAGACCAAGAGTCTCTCGAAGCCAGAGCAGATAGTACAAAAAAGGACGGCAACGACCACCCCGACTGGTGCCATTCTTCCAGAGCCCGAGAAGACCCCATTTGGTCTTCTGGGTATTGTGTGTGCGGTAGTACCTGGTCTACTCATTGGAGCTGCCATTAGCAAAAATATAGCTAATTTCTTGGAAGAGAACGAGCTGTTCGTGCCATCTGACGACGACGACGATGACGACTAG